One genomic region from Pyrobaculum islandicum DSM 4184 encodes:
- a CDS encoding superoxide dismutase, with product MASVKKYTLPNLPYAYNALEPYIAEEIMRLHHQKHHQGYVNGANAALEKLEKFRRGEAQIDIRAVLRDLSFNLNGHILHSIFWPNMAPPGKGGGKPGGRTADLINKFFGSFEKFKEEFSLAAKNVEGVGWAILVYEPLEEQLLVLQVEKHNLMHAAGAQVLLALDVWEHAYYLQYKNDRGSYVDNWWNVVNWDDVERRLEKALNGQIALKI from the coding sequence ATGGCTTCGGTTAAGAAATACACGCTTCCGAACCTGCCCTATGCCTACAACGCCCTGGAGCCGTACATCGCCGAGGAGATAATGAGGCTCCACCACCAGAAGCACCACCAGGGCTATGTCAACGGCGCAAACGCCGCCCTCGAGAAGCTGGAGAAGTTTAGGAGGGGCGAGGCCCAGATTGACATAAGGGCGGTGCTCAGAGACCTCTCCTTCAACCTCAACGGCCACATACTACACTCCATCTTCTGGCCCAACATGGCGCCCCCCGGCAAGGGCGGCGGCAAGCCCGGCGGGAGGACTGCCGACTTGATAAACAAGTTCTTCGGCAGTTTTGAGAAGTTCAAGGAGGAGTTCAGCCTCGCCGCCAAAAACGTGGAGGGCGTAGGCTGGGCCATCCTAGTATACGAGCCGCTGGAGGAGCAGCTCCTGGTGTTGCAGGTGGAGAAGCACAACCTTATGCACGCGGCAGGCGCCCAGGTTCTCCTGGCGCTAGACGTCTGGGAGCACGCCTACTACCTCCAGTACAAGAACGACCGCGGTAGCTACGTAGACAACTGGTGGAATGTGGTAAATTGGGACGACGTAGAGCGGCGTCTTGAGAAGGCTTTAAACGGCCAGATCGCCCTCAAGATTTAA
- a CDS encoding ABC transporter permease encodes MISQLYALYKREVLRLLRSRYMWLMVAAQPILWVVFFGNSLAGLPRGFLAQYFGVENYLAYMIPGMASIVMLTTGMFASMSLVFDKRVGYLKRVLVTPTPKTAVFLAKALGAATRGLLTIPVILAVGAAFGVRYNINPAALALWAAALAAAGMGFAALFTALSVNTTDVHAPGVISNFITMPLMFTSTALFPQQFFPDWLKAISEVNPLTYLTELGREALVYGAPPNPTAALATAAFAAATLTAGVIAVEKWLNAD; translated from the coding sequence ATGATCTCCCAGCTCTACGCCCTATACAAGAGAGAAGTCCTCCGTCTCCTCAGGAGTAGATACATGTGGCTCATGGTGGCGGCTCAGCCCATCCTTTGGGTGGTCTTCTTTGGCAACAGCCTGGCGGGCCTCCCCCGGGGCTTCCTCGCCCAGTACTTCGGCGTCGAGAACTACCTGGCCTATATGATACCTGGCATGGCCTCCATAGTCATGCTCACCACAGGCATGTTCGCCTCCATGAGCCTAGTCTTCGACAAGAGGGTGGGGTACCTAAAGAGGGTCCTGGTGACCCCCACCCCCAAAACCGCCGTCTTCCTCGCCAAGGCCCTAGGCGCCGCCACCCGCGGCCTCCTCACGATACCCGTCATACTGGCGGTCGGCGCCGCCTTCGGCGTGAGGTACAACATAAACCCAGCCGCCCTAGCCCTCTGGGCCGCCGCCCTAGCCGCCGCCGGGATGGGCTTCGCCGCCCTCTTCACAGCCCTCTCGGTAAACACCACAGACGTCCACGCCCCCGGCGTAATAAGCAACTTCATCACCATGCCCCTCATGTTCACCTCAACAGCGCTCTTCCCACAGCAGTTTTTCCCAGACTGGCTAAAGGCCATAAGCGAGGTGAACCCCCTCACCTACCTCACCGAGCTCGGACGCGAGGCCCTCGTATACGGAGCGCCCCCAAACCCCACAGCCGCCCTGGCCACAGCCGCCTTCGCCGCCGCCACTCTAACCGCCGGCGTCATAGCAGTAGAGAAGTGGCTCAACGCAGATTAA